The uncultured Bacteroides sp. genomic sequence TTACCTTATTTCATTATGAGAATGAAGGACTTAAACCTGCGAAAGATGTAGCTAACCCAGATACATTAAATCTGTATTTAAGTCACAATAAAAATTTGGATGGGGCTAATTATCTCTCTACTTCAAGTTCAGTAGTAAATAGTTATCCATTCTTATGCCTCATGGCATTTAATATTAATGGTATTTTGAATGATGTGCATACAGAAAAAAGTGCTTTCATCATTAAATTGAATACTACAGAGAATGCCGGAGGAAGTACAGTGTTTAAGGATGCGTACACTATAAAATATCAAAAATAATAATTATAAAAACTGGTTTGAATTACAAGAATTTATTTAAAAAAGTAATTTTATTAATTTCCTCTCCTGCCAAGGCATGGGAGGAAATTAGTTTAGAAGAGGATAAGCGAAAGGGATTGGCTACTTTTGTTTATCCTATGATTGGTTTATGTGGGATGGCTGTCTTTGCTAATGTGTTTATTTATAACTTTGCGAGCGAAGACCTAAACACGAACCAGCTTTTACAATTAGCCATGACTAGGTGTTGCGGCGTTTTTATTGCTTTCTTTGCCGGATATTTCCTTGCTGCAAAGATTATAAGTAAAATGGCACGTAGCGTGTTTCACGTTGATTGTGATATGCCTAAGGCTGAACAGCTGGTGGGATACGCAATGGTTGTTCCTTTTGTCTTGCAAATTATTGTGGAATTGATTCCACCTTTCTATATTCTCAAGTTGATTTTTCAGTTTTATATTATCTTCTTGATTTGGGAAGGGGCAAGAATCCTTTTGAAGATGAATGAAAACAAAAGTACCTGGTTTTCTATTTTTTCTTCTATGGTGATTGTTTTTTGTCCATTCATAATTGAATTCGTTTTTAACAAACTGACAAAAATCCTAAACTAAACCCATGAAACAAGCTCCTGTAAATATAAAAAATAAACGTGCCACTTTTGATTATGAAATAGTGGATACCTTTACTGCCGGTATTGTGCTGACTGGTACGGAAATAAAATCCATTCGTTTGGGTAAAGCCAGTTTGGTTGATACCTTTTGCTTTTTTGCCCGACAGGAACTGTGGGTGAAGAATATGCATATTTCGGAATATTTTTATGGTTCCTATAATAACCATGTTGCCCGTCGTGATCGTAAATTACTGCTTAACGGAAAGGAGCTGAAGAAGCTGGAAAGAGCAACTAAAGAAACCGGTGTTACCATTATACCAATTCGTATGTTTATCAATGAAAAAGGACTGGCAAAGGTTGTCATAGCTTTGGCCAAAGGTAAAAAACAATATGATAAACGACAGTCACTAAGAGAAAAGGATGATAAACGTGACATGGATAGAATGTTTAAAAAATAGCAAAGAAAGACTTTCCCGAATATTTTATAAACAAGTTGCATTCAAGTGCTGTTTTAAATAATACTTAATACAGCTTTTAAAATAGAATTTTTATAATGAAACCAACCATTCAACAGTTAGTTTCCGAGCGCATCCTTATATTGGATGGAGCTATGGGTACCATGATTCAAAAGTATAATCTGAGAGAAGAGGATTTTCGTAACGAACGTTTTGCGCACATCCCCGGTCAGATGAAAGGAAATAATGATTTGCTTTGTCTCACACGCCCTGATGTAATTCGTGATATTCACAGAAAGTATCTTGAAGCCGGAGCCGACATCATTGAGACAAACACATTTAGTTCTACTACAGTTTCTATGGCGGATTACCATGTGCAGGGATATGTGCGTGAAATGAATCTTGCTGCTGTGAAGATTGCCCGTGAAGTGGCGGATGAATTTACCCGTATGAATCCTGATAAACCTCGGTTTGTGGCTGGTGCTGTTGGTCCTACAAATAAAACATGTTCCATGTCTCCGGACGTGAATAATCCAGCTTTCCGTGCCTTGTCTTATGATGATTTGGTTGCATCTTATCAGGAACAGATGGAAGCTTTGATTGAAGGGGGAGTGGATGCCATTCTTATCGAGACCATTTTTGATACATTGAATGCAAAGGCTGCTATCTATGCGGCTGAGAGTGCAATGGAGGTAAAAGGTGTAAAATTACCAATCATGCTTTCCGTTACTGTTGCCGATATAAGTGGACGTACGCTTTCCGGTCAGACTTTGGATGCCTTTCTGGCTTCTGTGCAACATGCCCCGATTTTCTCGGTTGGACTAAATTGTTCATTCGGAGCTAAGCAGCTTAAACCATTTCTGGAAGGTTTAGCGGCTCGTGCGCCTTACTATATAAGTGCTTATCCTAATGCTGGTCTTCCAAATAGTTTGGGTAAGTATGATCAGACTCCTGCCGAGATGGCTGTGCAGGTTAGAGAATACATTGAAGAAGGATTAATCAATATTATAGGTGGCTGTTGTGGAACTACCAATGAATATATTGCTGAATATACAGCTTTGATTCAGGGAAAGGCACCTCATAAACCGGTACCGAGTCCTGATTGTATGTGGCTTTCCGGATTGGAATTATTGGAAGTAAAGCCTGAAATAAACTTCGTGAATGTAGGTGAAAGATGTAATGTGGCTGGTTCACGTAAGTTCCTTCGTCTTATTCAGGAAAAGAAATACGATGAAGCACTTTCCATAGCCCGCGGACAAGTGGAAGATGGTGCTTTGATTATTGATGTGAACATGGACGAAGGTTTGCTGGAGGCAGAAGAGGAAATGACTATATTCCTGAATCTGATTGCTTCCGAACCAGAAATAGCCCGTGTGCCTGTGATGATTGATTCCTCTAAATGGGAAGTAATTGTTGCTGGTTTGAAATGCCTGCAAGGAAAATCTATTGTAAACTCAATCTCGCTCAAAGAAGGTGAGGAGACATTTCTGGAACATGCACGTACCGTAAAGAAGTATGGAGCTGCAGTTGTGGTTATGGCATTCGATGAGAAAGGACAAGCAGATACTTCTGCCCGTAAAATTGAAGTGTGTGAACGTGCTTATCGGTTGTTGGTAGATAAGGTACAGTTCAATCCTCATGATATTATTTTCGACCCTAATGTATTGGCTATTGCCACCGGAATGGAAGAACATAATAACTATGCGGTTGACTTCATCGATGCTACTGCGTGGATAAAGAAAAATCTTCCGGGTGCACACATTAGTGGTGGTATCAGTAATCTTTCTTTCTCTTTCAGGGGAAATAATTATATTCGTGAGGCTATGCATGCTGTATTCCTTTATCATGCCATTCAGCAAGGTATGGATATGGGAATTGTAAATCCGGCAACAGCTGTTATGTACAGTGATATAGATCCCGATCTACTTGTTAAGATAGAAGATGTGGTGCTCAACCGCCGCCCGGATGCGGCAGAGATATTGATTGAAGTAGCCGAAAGTCTGAAAGATTCTGCTAAAGATAATAATCAGGCGGTAGTGAAACACGATGCATGGAGAGACGAAAATGTAAACGAACGTCTAAAATATGCTCTGATGAAAGGTATTGGCGATTTTCTTGAAGAAGACCTTGCCGAAGTTATCCCTCTTTATAATAAAGCAGTGGATATTATTGAGGGACCTTTGATGGATGGAATGAATACCGTAGGCGAGCTTTTTGGAGCCGGAAAGATGTTTCTGCCTCAGGTAGTGAAGACTGCTCGTACCATGAAGAAAGCCGTAGCAATACTTCAGCCGTTGATTGAAGCGGAAAAGACAGAAGGTTCTACTACTGCAGGTAAAATGCTTATTGCCACAGTAAAGGGCGATGTACACGATATAGGAAAGAATATTGTTTCTGTAGTGATGGCTTGTAATAATTACGAAGTTATTGACTTAGGAGTAATGGTTCCTGCCGAAACAATAGTGCAGCGCGCCATTGAGGAAAAGGTGGACTTTATAGGACTCAGTGGATTAATTACTCCTTCATTGGAAGAGATGGTGCATGTGGCTGTTGAACTTCAAAAGGCTGGACTTAATATTCCTTTGATGATAGGTGGGGCTACAACATCCAAACTACATACGGCCTTAAAAATAGCACCGGTTTATAGTGGCATTGTTGCTCACATGAAAGATGCTGCCCAGAATGCTTCATTGGCTTCTCGTCTGCAGAATCCGGTTGCTAAAGAAAAATTGGCTGATGAGCTGAATAAAGAATATGAAACCCTCCGTCAGAAGAATGTTGGAAAGAAGGTTGATACGGTTTCAATAGAGGAGGCACAAAAAAATAAACTGAAGTTATTTTAATATTATAAGTTAACTAGCTATGGATACATTCTATTATTCGTCGCCGGTAGGTGTTCTTGAGATAAAATCTGCAGAGAATCAAATAACTCAGTTATTGTTTAAGGATTCAGCTGGGGTCTCTTCTGAAAATCTCTCTGATGTAATGAAAGAATGTATCCATCAGCTTGATGAATATTTTGCAGGAAACTTACAAAATTTTTCGCTTCCTTTGGCTCCAGAAGGTACTCACTTCCAGGAGTCGGTATGGAAAGCTCTGCAAACTATACCTTACGGGCAGACTATCAGTTACAAGCAGTTGGCGGAAAGAGTGGAAAATCCTAAAGCTTGTCGTGCTGTTGGTACTGCCAACGGACGAAATCCAATTGCTATTATTATTCCTTGTCATCGTGTGATTGCTGCCGATGGCTCTTTGGGTGGCTATGCCGGCGGACTTGATGTTAAAACTACATTGCTCAGACTAGAAGGTATTAATCGTTTTTGAATACTGCTCTAAATATAGATAATAGTTGAATTATACCTTACTGTTATTTATTGTTATTTAATTATTTATTTTTACTTTATATTTGTTCGTATAACATATATTGTTTAATATTGCCCGAATATTTAATGCATTAATATTATTTGTATTCCTATAAATAAAGCATTAAATATTATTTCTATGAATATAATTTGTGAACTCTGATTATTTATTAATCAAAGTCCATTTATTTGGCAATTTAATACAAGTAATATGAAAAAACAGATTTACACGACTTTAAGTGCATTTGTGATGGGAATGGCCATCTGTGTGCAGGCACAAAACTATGATGATTATAACCTGAAAAGTTACAAAACACCGGATATAAAACGTAATGCGCTTGATTTTACTTTTAACTCAGATGGTGGTTTTGTTACTAACCCTGGTCCCAATAATAATACATTTGACATAAAGGGCCTCATAAATTCAAGTTTTAAAAGAGATATAAATACCCGACACTTTATTGGAGAGCAACAAGTCAATCTTGATTTGTCAGGATCTAAAATGGGTTTAAACTCGATTTCCAATTCAAAGAGAAGAAATCTTTCATCGACTTTTCAATATGAAAACTCTTCTCGTTTTTATATTTCAGATAAATGGTTCTGGAATACAGGTGGAAATGTTTATTTCAATTATGATAATATTAAAGGTGCATCAGATCCTTCATATTCAAGTCTTAATATTAATGTTTCACCTACTATAGGTTTAGGAAAAGGACGTATAGAATCAGTGCGTGATGCACGACAAGCTATTTATATATTAGACAATCTATCAAAAAAAGGTGTAATTACAACTAAGCTTTCAGAAGAAGAGATTAATAGATTTTCGCAGGTTATTTCTACAGTAAAGAACAAACGTTTTCTGGATGCTCGTATTCATTTAATTGATGAAATAACACAAGTTGATTCTTTTCTGGTTAACAATAACTACCTAAAGAAATCAGGAGCTAGCTATTTTACAACTCTTTATGATTACTGGCAATATGGCGATTTATGTGCAAGAGGAGCAGGATTAGAATTTGGTGCAAATCTTAATCCATTTTACTCTTATTATAATGTGCATCCGAGTGGAACGAGAAGTGTTCAGAGTGGAATTAGTGCAAAATTTTTGGTTAATTATGAAGATCCTATTAATCTCTACTGGCAGCAGTCAGCAAAAGCGTCGGTTATACTTGCATACAACCATGACTCAATGAAATTCGATGATACTAAATCATTCCAGAATGAACGTTCTGGCCTTTTTTTAGGAAACTATGGTATTGGTTATTATCCAAATTCACGGACCAATCTCAATATAGGGGTGTCGGAACAATTTCGATTGAATAATAGTGTTTCTGATAAAATATTTCATACCAGTAGTACCAGTTTGGTGTTCTCAGCTTATTATTATATTTCTCCCCAACTACGTTTTTCGGGCAATGTTAATCTTGCTTATAATGACAGCAATGACTATAATTTGAATTACAATAGATGGAACGGATACTATTCAATGACATTCACGTATTCTTTATTCTGATAAAGCATAAGATTTGCCAGATTAAAATGCTAAGTAACTGTATTGAATAAGAGTCTCAGGCATTCCTCAATAAATAAAATCCATAGGCCAATGGTTGAACAACCATTGGCCTATGGATTTTATTTATTGAGGATAAGATATCAACCGAACAGATTTATCAGATGGATATAAAAGGGACAGTTCTGAGTTTGTTTGCAGAAGAAAACAAACTTCTGTTCTATGATTATTAGTGCTTGATTTTCTTTTTGTACACCTTATAGCGGTCATTAATATCCCGAACAAAATTATAGGTCTCTATTCCACGGAAGTAGCCGTTCTTGCAGACCGGATCGGTAAAATATTCTTCGTTGCTTTCAAGAAGAATATAATCTTCCACATTGCCATACCACACAAGTTTGTTCTTGCCAAACTTTTCTGCCAGCGCCATAGCATCGTATATGTGTGATTGTCCGGCATTATATGCAGCAAGGATAAAGTTTCTACGCTCTTTTTTATTATGTATCATGCTAAAGCTCTTGTCGATGGAAGCAATATACTTCACCGCAGCTTTTACACTCTCTTCGGGAACATCCTCTTCTCCGGCAGCTATTCCCATTGACCTTGCAGTAGCAGGCATTAGCTGCATCAGACCCCTTGCTCCGGCCCATGAGACTGCTTTTGGGTTAAAATTAGATTCGTTGTAGGCAAGTGAAGCAAGAAATCGCCAATCCCAGTCAATCTCTTTCGAGTACTTTTTGAATAACTTATCATAATGTGAGATCTTTCCATCCTCGATAGATAGAATAGGAGAGTGAATGGTTGTTTTGAGCAACTCAAAATATCGCTTTGTACTGGCTGCGTAATCGGGAGAAGTCTTGTTCTTCTTGTACCACTCATTAGCTGCTTTAGCAAGGAGTGGACAATCATTCCTTACTGCCCACGACGCCCGTTGGTCAAAGCTGACCGATAGCTTGATATCAATGTTGGGATAATAAGTTGCATTCAGTTTGGCAAGGTCATTATCGCATACTGTATACTGGATTTTTCCTTCTGATACCTGAGTAATCAGATTTTCCACTGTGATACTATCGCTTGTTACCTTGTGAATCTTTATTCCTCCTCCTAGTTCTTTGTCGAGGTTGACTAATCGGTCATAGTACTTTCCCGGTTTTACATAAACATCTTTCCCTATTAGTTCCGTAACATCTTTCAATGGCTTTGTCTTTCCTTCATTATTCTGAACAACAACCTGATGAGTAATTACTTCCAGTCCGCAATAAGTCAGACTGTCTTTCATCTTTTTTGTTATCGGCAAGCTATAGGCAATCATATCACCTTTACCGCTTTTTAGCTTTTTAACTAGCTCAGGTATGTTTTTGGCTACTTCTACCCGTAGCTTCAAACCAATTGATTTAGCAAATTGTTCACTTAACTCATATTGAAAGCCCATATCCTGTCCGCGGTAGTTAAAGTAAGAAGTAGAACTGTAAAGCGTAAGAACTACCAGTTCACCGCTGTCTTTTATCTGAGGAAGATCGTGAACATTCACATCCTTCTGGCTTGTATGTGCATTCTTGCAAGCCAGCAATGAGAAGAGCAGGAGACAGGTAAAAAGGTATTTACGCATACATATTATTTTCTATTTTTCTAGTCCGAGATTCTTTTCAATAAACATAGTTAAGATGTCAATAGCTACCTGGTTGTTTCCACCTTGTGGAATAATCAGGTCGGCATACCTTTTGGTTGGTTCTATGAATTGCTGATGCATGGGTTTTAATATGCGGGTATATCTCTCCATAACCATTTCGGCTGTACGCCCTCTTTCCACAACGTCCCGGTTTATTACACGGATTAGTCTTTCATCGGAATCAGCGTCCACAAAAACTTTCAGGTCCATCAGATCTCTTAGTTTTTTATCACAAAGAGCTAGAATACCTTCTATTACAACAACATCACGTGGCTCAATGTGAATGGTTTCCGGTTGGCGGGTGCAGGTCAGATAGGAATAGGTAGGTTGTTCAATGCTTTTTCCTTTTTTTAGCTGCTGGATGTGCTTTGACAACAAATCCCATTCGAAAGAATCCGGATGGTCAAAATTGATAAATTGTCTTTCTTCAACGGGAACATTACTGCTATCTTTGTAATATGAATCCTGAGGCAGCAATACCACTTCACCTTTAGGGAGACTATCAAATATTTTACGGACAACGGTTGTTTTGCCGGAACCAGTTCCGCCTGCTATGCCTATTATTAACATGGTTTAATATTGTTTTTAAAACAAATGACTTACTTTTGCTATAAATTCATTGGAATTGAATTTATATACAAAAATAGAACAAATTAATTAATAAAACAACGTATGGTACGACACATTGTATTGTTTCAGCTTAAAAAAACAGTTTCTGAGAGTGATAAACTAGTTGTAATGAATCAGTTTAAGGAAGCTATTGAAGCTTTGCCTAAAGACATTGATGTAATTCGTAAGATTGAAGTGAGATTTAATATCAATCCAGCAGAAGTTTTTGATATTGCTTTAGTTAGTGAATTTGATTCATTGGAAGATGTGAACTTCTACGCAAAGCATCCATTGCATTTAGCAGCCGGAAAAATATTGGCTGAAGTAAAGGAAAACCGTGCATGTGTGGATTACGAATTTTGATTCCAAACTTAAATAATTAAAATGAAAAAAATACTTTTTCTATTCTGTATGTTGTTTTCTCTGGCAGGAACTATTCATGCACAGATTGAAGATCCGGTAACCTTTAAAACGGAGCTTAAAACGATTAGTGATACAGAAGCTGAAATTCGATTTACCGGGTCTATTGACAAGGGATGGCATGTATATTCCGTGAATCTTCCCTCCGGAGGTCCCATATCTGCAACATTCAATGTTGAGAAGATGGAAGGAGTAAAACTTGCAGGTAAGTTGACACCTGTCAGCAAAGAAATCTCCAAGTTCGATAAAGTGTTTGAAATGAATCTTCGGTTTTTTGAGCATACTGCTGTCTTTGTTCAGAAGATAAAAATTACTGGCACCACTTATAGCATAAAGGGTTATCTGGAATATGGTGCATGTAACGATGAAAGTTGTTTGCCACCCACACAAGTTCCTTTTAACTATAAGGGAAAAGGTAGTGCAAAAGCGGTTGCCGAGGCTGCTGCAGCTCCGAAAGAAGATGCCAAAACAGAAGCAGCTGCAACACAGTCTGTAGATTCAGTAGCCGTTGTTCCAACAGATACGGTTGCAGTGAAAGATTCTGCTGCTGTAACAAACTATTGGAAACCAGTTGTCAGTGAGCTGAATAGCTTTGGTGGAACAGTAGATCACAAGAACTATTCCTGGATTTACATATTTGTTACCGGATTTCTTGGAGGTTTGCTTGCACTTTTCACTCCATGTGTATGGCCTATTATTCCTATGACGGTAAGCTTCTTCCTGAAACGTTCGCAGAACAAGAAGAAAGGAATCAGAGATGCCTTCTTATATGGTGCTTCCATCATTGTGATTTATGTAGCTCTTGGGCTGGCCGTCACGCTTCTCTTCGGAGCAAGCGCACTCAATGCCTTGTCCACAAACGCAGTGTTCAATATATTGTTCTTCCTCATGCTGGTTGTCTTTGCTGCTTCATTCTTTGGAGCATTTGAGATTACCCTGCCTTCATCCTGGAGTACAAAAGTAGATAGTAAAGCAGAGAGCACAGGCGGGCTACTTAGTATCTTCCTGATGGCATTTACACTCACACTTGTTTCCTTCTCGTGTACAGGTCCAATCATCGGATTCTTGCTGGTACAGGTTTCTACAACCGGAGGTATCATTGCTCCGGCTATTGGTATGCTTGGCTTTGCAATTGCTTTGGCACTTCCTTTCACTCTTTTTGCATTGTTTCCTTCCTGGTTGAAGTCGATGCCTCGTTCAGGTGGTTGGATGAATCAGGTTAAAGTGGTACTAGGATTCCTTGAACTGGCTTTCGCATTGAAGTTCTTTTCTGTGGCCGACCTTGCTTATGGCTGGAGATTGCTTGATCGTGAAACGTTCCTTGCCTTGTGGATTGTGATTTTTGCTCTGCTTGGTCTTTATCTGTTGGGTAAAGTTCGCTTCCCGCATGACGATGACAAGTCAAATGTCTCTGTTCCCGGATTCTTTATGGCACTCATATCTCTGGCATTTGCCGTTTATATGGTTCCTGGTTTGTGGGGTGCTCCTTTGAAGGCAGTCAGCGCTTTTGCTCCTCCTATGAAGACTCAGGATTTCAATCTGTATACAAAAGAAGTACGTGCCAAATTTGATGATTACGATGCTGGAATGGAATATGCAAAACAGCAGAAGAAACCTGTAATGGTCGACTTTACCGGCTTTGGATGTGTGAATTGCCGAAAAATGGAGCTTGCAGTATGGATTGATCCTAAAGTAAGCAATATAATTGAGAATGATTATGTGCTGATCTCTTTGTATGTGGACGATAAGAAACCTCTTCCAACACCGATGACTGTTACAGAAAATGGTACTGAAAGAATACTGAAAACGGTTGGCGATAAATGGAGTTATCTGCAAAGAAGTAAGTTTGGTGCAAATGCGCAGCCCTTCTATGTGTTGCTCAATAATGAAGGGAAACCGCTTAACAAGTCTTACTCTTATAATGAAAATATAGACAAGTATGTGGAATTTCTGCAGAAAGGTTTGCAAAACTATAAAAAGTAAATAAAGCAAAGCATAAATAAGATGAAGAAGATTATTAATCCTTGGAATAAAAAAGAAGGTTATAACTGTTTTGGTTGTTGCAAGACCAATGAGAGTGGAGTAAAGATGGATTTCTATGAAGATGGTGATGAAGTAGTCAGTGTGTGGAAACCTCAACCCCAGTTTCAGGGATGGGTTAATACCCTTCATGGAGGCATTCAGGCAGTTTTGATTGACGAAATCTGTGCATGGGCTGTTCTTCGCAAACTTCAGACCACTGGTGTAACTACAAGTATGCAAACACGGTACATTAAATCTGTTAGCACAAACGATTCTTTTCTTACCTTACGAGCAACTATTCTGGATGTTAAGCACAATCTTGTTGTTGTAGAGGGTCGATTGTGGAATGAAGCTGGTGAACTTTGCACAAAATCACTTTGCACCTACTTCACTTCCTCTAAAGAAAAGGTACATGACGAGATGCAGTTTCTGGGTTGCGATGTGGAAGAAGAAGAGGTAGATCCATTAAATTGTTAGTTATTAATATCTTTTTGTGATAATTATTTGGAAATATAAATAGATTGGTTTACTTTTGTCGCATCAAATAAAAAAACAAAATGATTAATGCAACTATACATCATCATCATTATCCTAACGAATAGATCGGTGGGCGTATAGATTATGTATATATGAAATAGAAAGGCTTGCCGTTATGGTGAGCCTTTTTTTTATCCCTTTATTGATTCAAATTTAAACAAAATAAGTTATGCTAAGAATTGCCGTACAATCCAAAGGCCGTTTGTTCGAAGAAACAATGGCTCTTTTTGAAGAATCAGACATTAAACTGAGTTCTTACAAACGAACCCTTCTTGTTCAGTCTACTAACTTTCCTATTGAGGTATTGTTCCTTCGTGACGATGATATTCCTCAATCAGTAGCTACCGGTGTTGCCGACTTGGGTATTGTTGGTGAAAATGAATTTGTAGAGAAGAAAGAAGATGCTCAAATCATTAAAAGACTTGGCTTCAGTAAATGTCGTCTTTCTTTGGCTATTCCTAAAGATATCGATTATCAAGGACTTTCCTGGTTCAATGGAAAAAAAGTGGCAACTTCTTATCCAGTTATTTTGCAGGATTTCATGAAATCTAAGGGAGTAAAAACAGAAATTCATGTAATTACGGGTTCTGTGGAAGTCGCTCCGGGAATTGGATTGGCTGATGCAATATTTGATATCGTAAGCTCAGGCTCTACTTTGGTGAGCAACCGATTGAAAGAAGTGGAAGTGGTGAT encodes the following:
- a CDS encoding transglycosylase SLT domain-containing protein, with amino-acid sequence MRKYLFTCLLLFSLLACKNAHTSQKDVNVHDLPQIKDSGELVVLTLYSSTSYFNYRGQDMGFQYELSEQFAKSIGLKLRVEVAKNIPELVKKLKSGKGDMIAYSLPITKKMKDSLTYCGLEVITHQVVVQNNEGKTKPLKDVTELIGKDVYVKPGKYYDRLVNLDKELGGGIKIHKVTSDSITVENLITQVSEGKIQYTVCDNDLAKLNATYYPNIDIKLSVSFDQRASWAVRNDCPLLAKAANEWYKKNKTSPDYAASTKRYFELLKTTIHSPILSIEDGKISHYDKLFKKYSKEIDWDWRFLASLAYNESNFNPKAVSWAGARGLMQLMPATARSMGIAAGEEDVPEESVKAAVKYIASIDKSFSMIHNKKERRNFILAAYNAGQSHIYDAMALAEKFGKNKLVWYGNVEDYILLESNEEYFTDPVCKNGYFRGIETYNFVRDINDRYKVYKKKIKH
- a CDS encoding methylated-DNA--[protein]-cysteine S-methyltransferase; its protein translation is MDTFYYSSPVGVLEIKSAENQITQLLFKDSAGVSSENLSDVMKECIHQLDEYFAGNLQNFSLPLAPEGTHFQESVWKALQTIPYGQTISYKQLAERVENPKACRAVGTANGRNPIAIIIPCHRVIAADGSLGGYAGGLDVKTTLLRLEGINRF
- a CDS encoding Yip1 family protein; this encodes MNYKNLFKKVILLISSPAKAWEEISLEEDKRKGLATFVYPMIGLCGMAVFANVFIYNFASEDLNTNQLLQLAMTRCCGVFIAFFAGYFLAAKIISKMARSVFHVDCDMPKAEQLVGYAMVVPFVLQIIVELIPPFYILKLIFQFYIIFLIWEGARILLKMNENKSTWFSIFSSMVIVFCPFIIEFVFNKLTKILN
- the hisG gene encoding ATP phosphoribosyltransferase → MLRIAVQSKGRLFEETMALFEESDIKLSSYKRTLLVQSTNFPIEVLFLRDDDIPQSVATGVADLGIVGENEFVEKKEDAQIIKRLGFSKCRLSLAIPKDIDYQGLSWFNGKKVATSYPVILQDFMKSKGVKTEIHVITGSVEVAPGIGLADAIFDIVSSGSTLVSNRLKEVEVVMKSEALLIGNKEMSDENKAVLEELLFRMDAVKTAEDKKYVLMNVPEDKLKEITAVLPGMRSPTVMPLAQEGWCSVHAVLDEKRFWEIIGKLKALGAEGILVLPIEKMIL
- the smpB gene encoding SsrA-binding protein; translation: MKQAPVNIKNKRATFDYEIVDTFTAGIVLTGTEIKSIRLGKASLVDTFCFFARQELWVKNMHISEYFYGSYNNHVARRDRKLLLNGKELKKLERATKETGVTIIPIRMFINEKGLAKVVIALAKGKKQYDKRQSLREKDDKRDMDRMFKK
- the udk gene encoding uridine kinase yields the protein MLIIGIAGGTGSGKTTVVRKIFDSLPKGEVVLLPQDSYYKDSSNVPVEERQFINFDHPDSFEWDLLSKHIQQLKKGKSIEQPTYSYLTCTRQPETIHIEPRDVVVIEGILALCDKKLRDLMDLKVFVDADSDERLIRVINRDVVERGRTAEMVMERYTRILKPMHQQFIEPTKRYADLIIPQGGNNQVAIDILTMFIEKNLGLEK
- the metH gene encoding methionine synthase, whose translation is MKPTIQQLVSERILILDGAMGTMIQKYNLREEDFRNERFAHIPGQMKGNNDLLCLTRPDVIRDIHRKYLEAGADIIETNTFSSTTVSMADYHVQGYVREMNLAAVKIAREVADEFTRMNPDKPRFVAGAVGPTNKTCSMSPDVNNPAFRALSYDDLVASYQEQMEALIEGGVDAILIETIFDTLNAKAAIYAAESAMEVKGVKLPIMLSVTVADISGRTLSGQTLDAFLASVQHAPIFSVGLNCSFGAKQLKPFLEGLAARAPYYISAYPNAGLPNSLGKYDQTPAEMAVQVREYIEEGLINIIGGCCGTTNEYIAEYTALIQGKAPHKPVPSPDCMWLSGLELLEVKPEINFVNVGERCNVAGSRKFLRLIQEKKYDEALSIARGQVEDGALIIDVNMDEGLLEAEEEMTIFLNLIASEPEIARVPVMIDSSKWEVIVAGLKCLQGKSIVNSISLKEGEETFLEHARTVKKYGAAVVVMAFDEKGQADTSARKIEVCERAYRLLVDKVQFNPHDIIFDPNVLAIATGMEEHNNYAVDFIDATAWIKKNLPGAHISGGISNLSFSFRGNNYIREAMHAVFLYHAIQQGMDMGIVNPATAVMYSDIDPDLLVKIEDVVLNRRPDAAEILIEVAESLKDSAKDNNQAVVKHDAWRDENVNERLKYALMKGIGDFLEEDLAEVIPLYNKAVDIIEGPLMDGMNTVGELFGAGKMFLPQVVKTARTMKKAVAILQPLIEAEKTEGSTTAGKMLIATVKGDVHDIGKNIVSVVMACNNYEVIDLGVMVPAETIVQRAIEEKVDFIGLSGLITPSLEEMVHVAVELQKAGLNIPLMIGGATTSKLHTALKIAPVYSGIVAHMKDAAQNASLASRLQNPVAKEKLADELNKEYETLRQKNVGKKVDTVSIEEAQKNKLKLF
- a CDS encoding Dabb family protein yields the protein MVRHIVLFQLKKTVSESDKLVVMNQFKEAIEALPKDIDVIRKIEVRFNINPAEVFDIALVSEFDSLEDVNFYAKHPLHLAAGKILAEVKENRACVDYEF
- a CDS encoding cytochrome c biogenesis protein CcdA — translated: MKKILFLFCMLFSLAGTIHAQIEDPVTFKTELKTISDTEAEIRFTGSIDKGWHVYSVNLPSGGPISATFNVEKMEGVKLAGKLTPVSKEISKFDKVFEMNLRFFEHTAVFVQKIKITGTTYSIKGYLEYGACNDESCLPPTQVPFNYKGKGSAKAVAEAAAAPKEDAKTEAAATQSVDSVAVVPTDTVAVKDSAAVTNYWKPVVSELNSFGGTVDHKNYSWIYIFVTGFLGGLLALFTPCVWPIIPMTVSFFLKRSQNKKKGIRDAFLYGASIIVIYVALGLAVTLLFGASALNALSTNAVFNILFFLMLVVFAASFFGAFEITLPSSWSTKVDSKAESTGGLLSIFLMAFTLTLVSFSCTGPIIGFLLVQVSTTGGIIAPAIGMLGFAIALALPFTLFALFPSWLKSMPRSGGWMNQVKVVLGFLELAFALKFFSVADLAYGWRLLDRETFLALWIVIFALLGLYLLGKVRFPHDDDKSNVSVPGFFMALISLAFAVYMVPGLWGAPLKAVSAFAPPMKTQDFNLYTKEVRAKFDDYDAGMEYAKQQKKPVMVDFTGFGCVNCRKMELAVWIDPKVSNIIENDYVLISLYVDDKKPLPTPMTVTENGTERILKTVGDKWSYLQRSKFGANAQPFYVLLNNEGKPLNKSYSYNENIDKYVEFLQKGLQNYKK
- a CDS encoding PaaI family thioesterase → MKKIINPWNKKEGYNCFGCCKTNESGVKMDFYEDGDEVVSVWKPQPQFQGWVNTLHGGIQAVLIDEICAWAVLRKLQTTGVTTSMQTRYIKSVSTNDSFLTLRATILDVKHNLVVVEGRLWNEAGELCTKSLCTYFTSSKEKVHDEMQFLGCDVEEEEVDPLNC